Genomic DNA from Novipirellula galeiformis:
TGTAGCGATGGTCCCAATCGATGCGGCGTTCCATCTTTTCGATCGTGTCCGTTTCGCCTCGGCAACCGTTCACTTGAGCAAGACCCGTGATCCCAGGCTTCACCTTGTGGCGAAGCATGTAACCATGAATGCGGCTGCGGTATTGTTCGTTATGGGCGGTCGCATGGGGGCGTGGCCCTACCAAGGACATGGATCCGGTGATCACATTGAATAACTGCGGCAATTCATCCAAGCTGGTGCGCCGGAGGATGTTCCCCAGACGAGTCACGCGGGGATCGCCCTTGGTGGCCTGTTTAACGACGGCTCCATTGTCACACGTTCGCATCGAACGAAACTTCCAAACCAGAATTTCTCGACCATCCAAACCATACCGGCGTTGTCGAAAAAAGATGGGTCCAGGCGACGTGATCTTGACCGCCATCGCGATGATCAGCATGGGAATTGCCGCCATGCTGAGGGCGACGATGGCGAGCGCCACGTCGGTCACTCGCTTGAGCACTCCGTCGACACCAAACAACGGGTTCTCGAATACGCTAACCGCAGGGATTCCCCCCATGCTGGTCCAACGAGAATGAAGAAGTTCGAAGACAAAAAAATCAGGGACGATGTAAACCGAAGCGGTCGAATCGCTCAATTGATCCAACAAGTAGCGGATCCGATTTTCGGCACGCATGGGAAGCGTGATGAAAATGGTATCGATTTTGCCTTCACGAGCGTGTTGGATCATCTCGCTCAGATTGCCGCTGAGTGAAAATTCGGCGGGCGACTTGTCGGCGGATCGCAGTTCATTGCGATCGTCAAAAAAGCCAACCAGTTGGAATCCGAGCGAAGGATCTTCGGCCACGTTGGTGGCCACTTGGATCCCCAGTTCATTCAGTCCAGCAATGGCGATGCGTCGGGTGCCAATGCCACGCTGTAAAAAGGCTTGTTGGACAATGCGCAAACACATCCGCCCTAACCCGATCACCGTTGGCGCTAGAATGATCCATGCGAGCATCACCGACCGCGCGAACTCTTGAGCGTAGCGTGTGGCGTAACCTAATAACGCCAACCCTAAAATCGTCATGCACCACGCCGATGCAACATTGGACATCTCTGTGTTCGCGGAACCAGAATGCGATTTTCCATAGAGACCGGTCAAGTGACCTGACAACAAGAACACGATGACGGCGATTAGGCCCATCACTAGCGTCGTGTCATCGACCCAACCGCGTGCGATCCACTTGACGAGTGCCAAGGACGCCATCACGCCGGCCGCATCAAGGCATGGTTGAACGAAGTCCCACCATTGACGTTGGGGAAGGATCGGTAACCGCATGATAACTTTGGGGGCAAACGGAGCGTGGGCATTGGGTGGACGCGATGGAGCAGCGTGTTTGGAATACGCTCCCTCTAATCGCGACGGTACAAAACCCTAGCTCAATGTTTCATCGAACCAATCGAAACCGAGGTCCAACCATGTCGCTTGGTGGGTCAAAGCCCCACAACTGATTCGCTCTACGCCCGTTGTAGCGATTTCCGCGATCGTATCGATATTCACGTTACCGGATGCTTCAAGTTCGACCGCGGAGTTGTCTTGATTGCGAATCGCGACTGCCGTGCGAAGTTCCTCGATCGAAAAATTGTCCAGCAGCACAATGTCGGGATGCGTCGAGATCACATCTCGAAATTGCTCGAGCGAGTCGACTTCGATCTCAACGATTGCGGGGGCAATCAATTGCTCGATGTTTGCGCCACGCCACTGAAGGGCCTTTTGTGCTGCACGGCTGGCGAGGATGGGCCCCGACGCATCGCCGGCTAATGCGAGATGATTGTCTTTGATCAAAAAGCCGTCATACAGCCCGCTGCGATGATTGTGCCCGCCGCCACATGCGACCGCGTACTTTTCCAGCAATCGCCAACCGGGGGTCGTTTTGCGGGTGTCGTAGAGGCGTGATTTCGTCGCCGCAATCTTTTCCACATAACGCTGGGTTTGCGTCGCGACGCCGCACAGACGACTCAATATATTCAAGATCGTTCGCTCACACGTCAACAGATCGCGAGCGTTACCGGTTAACCGAGCCATCGGGCGTCCGGCGACGAGAGGGGAGCCGTCTTGTTGCAAGCACTGGACTTCGAGCGATGCATCAAACTCGTCCACGATCCAATCCAGGGTCGCAAGCCCCGCACAGATCCCGTCAACGCGAGGAACAATCTGGCATCCTCCTTGTCGGTCTGGGGCGATCAAGCAGACCGTGGTCCAATCCATCGCGTCACGCAAGTCTTCCGCGATGGAAAGACGCACCAGCATCCGCAGATCATTCTCGAGCAATTCGTCAGCACCCACGCGGGCATAATCAATCATTTCTCAACTTTCAGTTTTGATTTTTGGGGGTAGCGGCATCCATCGCAATCCATCCGTGGGACCACTCCCGTTGCAATTTGCAGTCGCTAGCATTGTAGCGTTTTTGTAAAAAAGTGGGCCCCGCCGCTCCGCTAAACGCTGTTTTCAACTCAACGTCGGGAGGATAATGAAATGAGCGTGATGTTGAGAGGTTGAGAGCGTGATTTGGAGCACGGTTCGCCCATGAAGACTTTTTCCCCCACTTTGCGAAGCCATTCTCCGCTCTTGCAATCATCGATCCAATGGACGCTGGCGTTCGCCGTGTCGCTTGGATTTTTGACGATGGGGATCTTGATTTCCAGCATCAAGCCGACGCACCTTTCGGAAAACGAGCGTGGCGAGGGGACCAAGCTGCTGTGTTTGGATTTGAACCAAGCCGCGGATTACGAATTGTCGCTTTTACCAACCGTGGGACCAGTGCTTGCCCGTCGAATTGTCGGTGATCGCCAAGCGAATGGACCGTTTCGATCGGTTGATGATTTACGGCGAGTGACTGGGATTGGTCCCAAAACGATCGCCGAGATTTCTGAGTATTGCTGTGTGGACGCCGATCTCTCCCCCCTCTCCTTGGCGGCGACTCAGCCTTGAAGCAAGCGGCTAGCTGGATCCCACTAACACGGTGGGGGATCGGTGAGTCGTCGATTCCCGCCGGGATACCCCCTAGGGACGCAGTCCGAGTCGCTTCGATGCAGAGCCGCCGCTGGTCCAGGTCGCCCTGTTTCGACCGTTCGCAATTCCCGGGGCGCCATCGTCGTCGCTACGCTTGTTCGCTAAAGTGGGATGGTCAAACGCATGTCATCATGACCGCCGCCGGAACCATTTATGACGTCCAATTCAAAAAAGCTTCCCCCCGCTGAATTTCACCTCAATCAACCATTTCCGCCTGCTGGGGATCAACCGCAAGCGATTGCGGAATTGACTCGTGGATTTCTTGCCGGACGTCAGGCCCAGACCCTGTTGGGAGCCACCGGCACGGGCAAGACCTATACGATGGCAAACGTCATTGCCAATCTCGGGCGTCCTGCATTGATTCTCAGCCACAATAAAACTTTGGCGGCTCAGCTTTACGGTGAATTTCGCGAATTCTTTCCCGAGAATGCGGTCCACTACTTCGTCAGCTACTACGACTACTATCAACCCGAGGCGTACATCCCTCAACGCGACGTCTATATTGAGAAAGATTCGTCAATCAATGAAGAGATCGACCGACTTCGCTTAGCCACCACCAGTTCGCTGGTCAGTCGTCGCGACGTCGTCATCGTGGCATCGGTCAGCAGTATTTACGGATTGGGATCGCCGGAGGATTACAAGGAGTTGATCGTCTCGCTGCATAAAGGCGAGAAGATGCGACGGGATCACTTGTTGCTGAAATTTGTCGACGTGCTTTACGAACGCAATGACGTTGCCTTTGAACGTGGGAAATTTCGTGTTCGCGGGGATAGCATCGAACTGTGGCCGAGTTACGAAGAGTTCGCTTATCGAATTGAAATGTGGGGTGACGAGATTGAGCAGATCTCGTTGATCAAACCGGTTTCGGGCGAAACGATCAAAACCGTGAACGATCTCTACATCTACCCCGCGAAACACTTCGTGATGCCTGAGAAGCGTATTCAAAGTGCGATTCGTGCGATCCGTGAAGAGCTTGCCGAGCAAGTGGAGTTGTTTCAGCAGCGAGGTAAACTGCTCGAGGCTCAGCGGATTTCAGCACGCACCCGCTTCGATCTGGAAATGTTGAGCGAGGTGGGGCATTGTCCTGGTATCGAAAACTACAGCCGCCCGTTGTCGGGTAAACCACCGGGGTCCACTCCGGATACGTTGTACGAATTCTTTCCCGAGGACTTTGTCACCTTTGTCGATGAATCACATGTCACGGTTTCACAGGTGCGGGCGATGTACGCGGGGGACCGCAGTCGCAAAACAACGTTGGTTGAGCATGGCTTCCGCTTGCCGAGCGCGCTGGACAATCGGCCGCTGAAGTTCGAAGAGTGGGAAGCACGCACCGGTCAGATTTGTTTCGTTAGCGCGACGCCCGCCGATTACGAACTCAATCGTACCGGAGGCGAAGTGGTCGAACAAATCATTCGCCCCACCGGGTTGCTCGATCCTGTGGTCGAAGTGGAACCGGCTCGAGGACAAGTGAATCATCTGTTAGAGCAGATTCGGCTTCGCGCTGAGAAGAACGAACGCGTGCTCGTGACAGCGCTGACGAAACGATTGGCCGAGGATCTTTCCACGTACCTTCAAGAACAAAATGTGCGATGCCGTTGGTTGCACAGTGAACTGAATGCGTTTGAACGAGTTGATTTGTTACAAGAACTGCGCTCCGGCCGATTCGATTGTTTGGTCGGTGTCAACTTGTTGCGTGAAGGACTCGATTTACCCGAAGTCTCGCTGGTGGCGATCCTGGATGCCGATAAAGAAGGCTTTTTGAGAAGCGAGACCAGTTTGATTCAAACGATTGGTCGGGCGGCTCGGAATGCGAATTCGAAAGTGATTCTCTATGCCGATAAAGTAACGGCGTCCATGCAAATGGCGATCGAAGAGACGAGTCGTCGACGACAAATCCAAGAAGCCTATAACGCCAAGCATGGCATCGTTCCGCAAACGATTTTGAAATCGATTCGCACTGGCATTGATTCCGAGGGAGCGAAACGTAAGCAAGAAACCGCACTGGCCAAAAGTGAAGCCGAAACCGTTTACATTACCCTTGAGTATGTGGAGGCCTTGGAGCGAGAAATGTTGTCAGCCGCCGAGGATCTTGAGTTTGAACGGGCCGCATCGTTACGCGACCGAGTGCTGCAGTTGCGTGAAAATATTGGGAAACCGATGGCAGACGTTGAGTTCACCTCCTCAAGCGATGCCAGCGGTCGACAACAAAAGCGGCGCAAAGGAGTCAAGGGAGCGGGCCGCAAAAACGTCCCCCGACCTAACCGCGGTTAAGCGAGTCCTCAACCGTCAGTCAGAAGCAATTGGCCCAGCCCTGGTTAGTCTAGACTGCTAAAGCCTTTTAATTTTGATGCGATTACCGTCGCTAGACGGTGGACTACGTTCTTGCCAGCGCAGCGAGGGTAGGAATCCCACGTCAATTTTCAAAATGCTCTACGCCTTAAACAAGCGAGAGTTTTGTAGGAAAGGGGTTTTGACCCGGGGACACCTACGTGTAAATGATGCCTCGCGGTGAATTATGATATCGCGTTTCTCGTAATCGAAACGGCCTGATGGCTTTGCCTCCTTTTGATTCTTGATCGTAATCTTACTCTTGATCCTAATCTTCTTCGGTTGGTTATGGGCAACCACGGTTGCTCAGACGGGATTAAGATCAAGAGTAGGATTAAGATTAGGCGTTGCTTGTTTAAGGTCTAGATGAATCTTTTTGCCAGACTCCCCAGGGTATGCGATGAATTTTGTATTGAGTCGAGTGTTGTTTTTGGCCTGCCTGGTTCCTTGTGCGACAACGTCGCTTGGCAGAGAACCTCAAGATTTGCCGACGATTGATCTTTCTGGGGAAACCGAGCGTCAGCTCGTGATCGCCGAGGGAACGCCGCAAACGTACCAAGGACATCCCACAACGTTAAAACTGCCCGGTAGCGACACACTCTTTTGCGTGTGGTGCATTAACCATGGCGGCTCGGCGGGACCAATGGCGCGAAGCGATGATGGGGGACGGAATTGGGTGCGTTTGGATGCTTCGCTGCCGCCAGGGTTTTCGACGCATCAAAATTGTCCCAGCATTTATCGAATGGTGGATCCCCAAGGAGTCGCTCGGCTGTGGGTATTTTCGGCCGCGCTCGGGAAACGAGGTGGCCCAGGGATGCCGAGCATCATGAGTGAAGACGAAGGCAAAACGTGGAGGGAAATGCCACCGCTCGGCTTTCCCTGTGTGATGACGTTTAGCAGCATCATTCGACTACACGACGGACGCTATCTCGGGCTCTATCACAAAGGCCCCGACGGGCAAGACCGAACCCCGCTGAGCGTGTTGCAGTCGATCACGGCGGATGGAGGCCTGACTTGGTCAGAACCCGAAGTGGTCGCTGCGGTCGAGGGAAAAAATCCGTGCGAACCGTTTGTGCTGCGATCGCCCGATGGAAAGGAATTGTGTTGTTTGATGCGGGAAAATACGCACACCGGAAACAGTTTGATGATGTTTTCTCGTGATGAAGGAGAAACTTGGACCGAGCCCGTCGACACCGCTTGGGGGTTGACCGGGGATCGCCACATGGGCGTTCAAGCCCCCGATGGACGCTGGGTCATCGCATTTCGTGATTTAGCGCCGCATAGTAAAACCAAGGGGCACTTTGTGGCGTGGGTGGGCACCTACGAAGATATTCAACAAGGGCGTCCCGGCCAGTATCGGATCAAACTATTGCACAGTCATGCGAAAAATGTTTTCGACTGCGGCTATC
This window encodes:
- a CDS encoding ComEA family DNA-binding protein: MKTFSPTLRSHSPLLQSSIQWTLAFAVSLGFLTMGILISSIKPTHLSENERGEGTKLLCLDLNQAADYELSLLPTVGPVLARRIVGDRQANGPFRSVDDLRRVTGIGPKTIAEISEYCCVDADLSPLSLAATQP
- a CDS encoding sialidase family protein, encoding MNFVLSRVLFLACLVPCATTSLGREPQDLPTIDLSGETERQLVIAEGTPQTYQGHPTTLKLPGSDTLFCVWCINHGGSAGPMARSDDGGRNWVRLDASLPPGFSTHQNCPSIYRMVDPQGVARLWVFSAALGKRGGPGMPSIMSEDEGKTWREMPPLGFPCVMTFSSIIRLHDGRYLGLYHKGPDGQDRTPLSVLQSITADGGLTWSEPEVVAAVEGKNPCEPFVLRSPDGKELCCLMRENTHTGNSLMMFSRDEGETWTEPVDTAWGLTGDRHMGVQAPDGRWVIAFRDLAPHSKTKGHFVAWVGTYEDIQQGRPGQYRIKLLHSHAKNVFDCGYPGLERLSDGTIHATTYIKYRPGPEKHSVVSTRFQLSEIDERAKSQ
- the nadC gene encoding carboxylating nicotinate-nucleotide diphosphorylase, whose product is MDYARVGADELLENDLRMLVRLSIAEDLRDAMDWTTVCLIAPDRQGGCQIVPRVDGICAGLATLDWIVDEFDASLEVQCLQQDGSPLVAGRPMARLTGNARDLLTCERTILNILSRLCGVATQTQRYVEKIAATKSRLYDTRKTTPGWRLLEKYAVACGGGHNHRSGLYDGFLIKDNHLALAGDASGPILASRAAQKALQWRGANIEQLIAPAIVEIEVDSLEQFRDVISTHPDIVLLDNFSIEELRTAVAIRNQDNSAVELEASGNVNIDTIAEIATTGVERISCGALTHQATWLDLGFDWFDETLS
- a CDS encoding undecaprenyl-phosphate glucose phosphotransferase, with the translated sequence MRLPILPQRQWWDFVQPCLDAAGVMASLALVKWIARGWVDDTTLVMGLIAVIVFLLSGHLTGLYGKSHSGSANTEMSNVASAWCMTILGLALLGYATRYAQEFARSVMLAWIILAPTVIGLGRMCLRIVQQAFLQRGIGTRRIAIAGLNELGIQVATNVAEDPSLGFQLVGFFDDRNELRSADKSPAEFSLSGNLSEMIQHAREGKIDTIFITLPMRAENRIRYLLDQLSDSTASVYIVPDFFVFELLHSRWTSMGGIPAVSVFENPLFGVDGVLKRVTDVALAIVALSMAAIPMLIIAMAVKITSPGPIFFRQRRYGLDGREILVWKFRSMRTCDNGAVVKQATKGDPRVTRLGNILRRTSLDELPQLFNVITGSMSLVGPRPHATAHNEQYRSRIHGYMLRHKVKPGITGLAQVNGCRGETDTIEKMERRIDWDHRYIRSWSLWLDIRILFKTLRVAWSQPEAY
- the uvrB gene encoding excinuclease ABC subunit UvrB, encoding MTSNSKKLPPAEFHLNQPFPPAGDQPQAIAELTRGFLAGRQAQTLLGATGTGKTYTMANVIANLGRPALILSHNKTLAAQLYGEFREFFPENAVHYFVSYYDYYQPEAYIPQRDVYIEKDSSINEEIDRLRLATTSSLVSRRDVVIVASVSSIYGLGSPEDYKELIVSLHKGEKMRRDHLLLKFVDVLYERNDVAFERGKFRVRGDSIELWPSYEEFAYRIEMWGDEIEQISLIKPVSGETIKTVNDLYIYPAKHFVMPEKRIQSAIRAIREELAEQVELFQQRGKLLEAQRISARTRFDLEMLSEVGHCPGIENYSRPLSGKPPGSTPDTLYEFFPEDFVTFVDESHVTVSQVRAMYAGDRSRKTTLVEHGFRLPSALDNRPLKFEEWEARTGQICFVSATPADYELNRTGGEVVEQIIRPTGLLDPVVEVEPARGQVNHLLEQIRLRAEKNERVLVTALTKRLAEDLSTYLQEQNVRCRWLHSELNAFERVDLLQELRSGRFDCLVGVNLLREGLDLPEVSLVAILDADKEGFLRSETSLIQTIGRAARNANSKVILYADKVTASMQMAIEETSRRRQIQEAYNAKHGIVPQTILKSIRTGIDSEGAKRKQETALAKSEAETVYITLEYVEALEREMLSAAEDLEFERAASLRDRVLQLRENIGKPMADVEFTSSSDASGRQQKRRKGVKGAGRKNVPRPNRG